From Odontesthes bonariensis isolate fOdoBon6 chromosome 21, fOdoBon6.hap1, whole genome shotgun sequence, a single genomic window includes:
- the rdm1 gene encoding RAD52 motif-containing protein 1, which produces MEVDILEFRVPLENNKTVFVWDIQPSLTEAHIYEELFAVFSSFGPLYLLKVCPNAPLHPPGFYALIKFYSAAQASRAQRLTDGRLLFQRSALKVKLSSKQTPHFLSDSGPLSHARCLELANHCLGFNGWSSDIITLKELTSEEEAEEEGGVGQRRLKFGCLMKLCFPHHGLTTRGAAVLEDSFTCSGPDILLQRRCRLQKLVREKALVQAFTTVLLILLGDGKVMVELKQTSDQFVHSETEGVLQVNEFSLSEEEEAEDEEWDLTVS; this is translated from the exons ATGGAGGTGGACATCCTGGAGTTCCGGGTTCCTTTGGAGAACAACAAGACCGTGTTTGTGTGGGACATCCAGCCGTCCCTGACCGAGGCCCATATCTAT GAGGAGCTGTTCGCTGTCTTCTCGTCCTTCGGTCCTCTCTACCTGCTGAAGGTGTGTCCTAACGCTCCGCTCCACCCTCCCGGGTTCTACGCCCTCATCAAGTTCTACTCAGCTGCTCAGGCCTCCAGGGCTCAGCGGCTCACTGACGGCCGCCTGCTGTTCCAGAGATCTGCACTCAAG GTAAAGCTGAGCTCCAAACAGACGCCTCACTTCCTGTCTGACAGCGGCCCTCTGAGCCACGCCCGCTGCCTGGAACTGGCCAATCACTGCCTGGGCTTCAACGGCTGGagctctgacatcatcaca CTGAAGGAGCTCACCAGCGAAGAAGAAgctgaggaggagggaggagtcgGACAGAGGAGGCTGAAGTTCGGCTGTTTGATGAAACTCTGCTTCCCTCATCACGGACTGACCACCAGAGGCGCTGCTGTGCTGGAGGACAGCTTCACCTGCTCAG GTCCAGATATTCTCCTCCAGAGGCGCTGCAGGCTGCAGAAGTTGGTCAGAGAGAAAGCTCTGGTTCAGGCCTTCACCACAGTGCTGCTCATACTTCTCG GTGACGGTAAAGTGATGGTGGAGCTCAAACAGACCTCAGATCAGTTTGTACATTCTGAGACTGAAGGAGTCCTGCAG GTAAATGAGTTTTCATtgtctgaggaagaggaggctgaGGATGAAGAGTGGGATCTGACTGTGTCATAG